One Thiocapsa bogorovii DNA segment encodes these proteins:
- a CDS encoding glycosyltransferase family 2 protein: MLYRVGYPSSFELIRGGRFRDGHLLTLGKLMILIPAHNEAATIERIVTEASDRVDRPVVVIDDNSSDDTADRALAAGAIVLPLALQLGAWGATQAGLRFAARHGWPIAVTLDADGQHEPALIPELIAPIRAGVADVVIGACPSRASVGRRIAWRYFRALTGIALDDITSGFRAYNRPAIERLSCPDASLLDYQDVGVLLILRRQGLRIQEVQVPMQSRGDGRSRIFDSWWTVGRYMIQTSLLCVARIGHGPAHPQPDEPRSPL; this comes from the coding sequence TTGTTGTATCGTGTTGGCTATCCGAGCTCGTTCGAGCTCATCCGGGGCGGGCGCTTTAGGGACGGCCACCTCCTGACCCTCGGCAAGCTTATGATCCTGATCCCGGCGCACAACGAGGCCGCAACGATCGAGCGGATCGTGACCGAAGCGAGTGATCGCGTGGATCGTCCGGTGGTCGTCATCGATGACAACAGCAGCGACGACACGGCCGACCGCGCGCTTGCGGCCGGTGCCATCGTACTTCCGCTTGCGCTCCAGCTCGGCGCCTGGGGAGCTACTCAGGCCGGCCTTCGGTTTGCAGCGCGTCACGGCTGGCCGATCGCCGTCACGCTCGATGCCGACGGCCAACACGAGCCGGCCCTGATACCGGAATTGATCGCGCCCATCCGCGCCGGTGTGGCCGATGTCGTCATCGGGGCCTGCCCTTCGCGCGCGAGCGTAGGTCGCCGAATCGCCTGGCGCTACTTTCGCGCTCTGACCGGTATCGCCTTGGACGATATCACCTCCGGCTTTCGCGCCTATAATCGCCCGGCGATCGAGCGACTCTCATGTCCTGACGCCAGCTTGCTCGACTACCAAGACGTTGGCGTGCTGTTGATCTTGCGTCGTCAAGGTCTCCGCATCCAGGAGGTTCAAGTGCCGATGCAGTCACGCGGCGATGGCCGCTCGAGAATCTTCGATTCCTGGTGGACGGTCGGCCGATACATGATCCAAACAAGCCTGCTGTGTGTCGCCCGCATCGGCCACGGTCCGGCGCACCCTCAACCGGATGAGCCCAGGTCTCCCCTATGA
- a CDS encoding DUF2304 domain-containing protein: MTYQLTSMAIGLAVAGIILWLVRRDHLHGPYALWWMGAAAAVVVLGFWPRSFDVLAFYLGVSYPPILALILGFALLLIKVLTMDLERSRQERQIRRLAQRLAMLEARDPHLESSGCVADVRSEAPDSLSDS; this comes from the coding sequence ATGACCTATCAGTTGACGTCGATGGCCATCGGGTTGGCCGTTGCCGGCATCATCCTATGGCTGGTGCGGCGCGACCACCTTCACGGCCCTTACGCACTCTGGTGGATGGGCGCGGCTGCTGCGGTAGTCGTTTTGGGTTTCTGGCCACGGTCTTTCGATGTTCTGGCATTCTACCTGGGTGTCAGTTATCCGCCTATACTGGCGCTGATTCTGGGATTTGCCCTCCTGCTCATCAAGGTTCTGACGATGGACTTGGAACGATCGCGACAGGAGCGGCAGATTCGGAGACTGGCTCAAAGACTAGCGATGCTCGAGGCGCGTGACCCACACCTCGAGTCTTCCGGATGCGTCGCAGACGTTCGAAGCGAGGCTCCGGACTCCCTATCCGACTCCTGA
- a CDS encoding glycosyltransferase yields MRVLHVGKFYPPFAGGMEYFLFDLIGALREGGVDVAALVHHERFGWTGIRPNPSESASVYRAPTFGRLLYVPLSPAFPFWLDRAIREFEPDLLHLHLPNSSALFAMALRRARRLPWVVHWHADLVASTIDRRLALAYRAYRPLEQRLLSRSDAVVATSPTYLVASEPLRPWRSRCTTIPLGLDPRRLSDPDPDDLAEITPLWGAAPLRILAIGRLTYYKGHEVLIRAISRLPEVGCLIVGAGEKRSSLLDLTRSLEVTDRVQLLGFRSERVLRALLASCDLVCLPSLERTEAFGLVLLEAMRFSKPVVVSDIPGSGTGWLVRRAGHGLLTPPGDAQALANALSQLKADPQQRRALGVRGAAALVGEFGIDAVCRQVRSLYEEILARTSQARD; encoded by the coding sequence ATGCGGGTCCTGCACGTCGGCAAGTTCTATCCGCCGTTCGCCGGCGGCATGGAGTACTTTCTTTTCGATTTGATCGGCGCGCTGCGGGAGGGCGGCGTTGATGTTGCCGCCTTGGTGCATCACGAACGATTCGGTTGGACAGGAATCCGCCCCAACCCCTCGGAATCGGCCTCCGTCTACCGCGCCCCGACCTTCGGTCGATTGCTCTATGTCCCCCTAAGCCCAGCCTTTCCCTTCTGGTTAGATCGGGCGATTCGGGAGTTTGAGCCTGATCTGCTGCACCTCCATTTGCCCAACAGTTCGGCGCTCTTCGCGATGGCTCTGAGGCGAGCGCGACGCCTACCCTGGGTGGTTCATTGGCATGCCGACCTCGTCGCCTCCACGATCGATCGCCGTTTGGCATTGGCGTATCGAGCATATCGGCCGCTGGAGCAGAGGCTTCTGAGCCGGTCCGATGCTGTCGTGGCGACGTCTCCGACCTATTTGGTGGCGAGCGAACCTCTCAGGCCTTGGCGATCCCGCTGTACCACGATCCCTTTGGGGCTGGACCCAAGGCGGCTCTCCGATCCCGATCCGGATGATCTGGCGGAGATCACACCTCTTTGGGGGGCAGCGCCATTGCGCATACTGGCGATTGGTCGGTTGACCTACTACAAGGGTCATGAGGTCCTCATTCGGGCAATCTCGCGGTTACCCGAGGTCGGATGTCTCATCGTCGGTGCTGGAGAGAAACGCTCTTCGCTGCTGGACCTGACCCGTTCGCTCGAAGTCACCGATCGAGTACAACTGCTCGGATTTCGGTCCGAGCGAGTGCTTCGGGCGTTGCTCGCCAGCTGCGATCTGGTGTGCTTGCCCTCCCTGGAGCGCACGGAGGCGTTCGGTCTCGTGCTCCTCGAGGCCATGCGATTCTCGAAACCGGTCGTGGTCAGCGACATCCCGGGCTCAGGCACCGGTTGGCTGGTCCGCCGAGCCGGTCACGGTCTACTGACACCGCCGGGTGATGCGCAGGCGTTGGCGAACGCCTTGAGTCAGCTCAAGGCAGATCCGCAACAGCGGCGGGCGCTCGGGGTGCGAGGGGCCGCCGCACTTGTCGGTGAGTTCGGAATCGACGCGGTCTGCAGGCAGGTTCGTTCCTTGTATGAGGAGATTCTTGCCCGAACGAGCCAGGCTCGAGATTAA
- a CDS encoding glycosyltransferase produces MAKLTALAILATYNERRFVRACIENLTRQGFETYLLDNESTDGTVEIARQYVGRGLIAIESLPRDGFYRWERILQRKVEIAQTSGHDWFMHVDADEIRLPPPPFQTIQEVLGDVDVQGYHASHYTHLITHEAVAHI; encoded by the coding sequence GTGGCCAAGCTCACCGCTCTTGCTATCCTCGCAACCTACAACGAGCGACGGTTTGTGCGCGCGTGCATCGAGAACCTGACTCGTCAAGGGTTCGAGACCTACCTCCTCGACAACGAATCGACGGATGGGACCGTCGAGATCGCCCGGCAGTATGTTGGCCGTGGCCTGATCGCAATCGAGTCGCTACCACGCGACGGATTCTACCGTTGGGAGCGGATCCTTCAGCGCAAGGTCGAGATCGCGCAGACATCCGGTCACGATTGGTTCATGCATGTCGATGCCGATGAGATCCGGCTCCCTCCACCGCCTTTCCAAACGATTCAAGAGGTACTCGGGGATGTCGATGTACAAGGCTATCACGCATCCCATTACACACATCTCATAACTCATGAAGCTGTCGCGCATATCTGA